ACATCCTTGGTCTATCCCTTGGGCTGTGATCTGGTGCTGCCGAGTTATTTTGATCGCATCACGATCACCGGGCAAGAGCATCTACCGAAGACGGGGCCAGTGCTGCTTGCCCCCACCCATCGATCACGCTGGGATGCATTGCTGGTGCCCTACGCAACTGGACGACGAGCCACCGGGCGAGATCTGCGATTTATGGTCACCGCCAGCGAAATGGGCGGCATTCAGGGGTGGTTTATTCGACGATTGGGTGGTTTTTCCGT
This region of Candidatus Obscuribacterales bacterium genomic DNA includes:
- a CDS encoding lysophospholipid acyltransferase family protein; the encoded protein is MTTAQAHCSPWLTSLVYPLGCDLVLPSYFDRITITGQEHLPKTGPVLLAPTHRSRWDALLVPYATGRRATGRDLRFMVTASEMGGIQGWFIRRLGGFSVNVDRPSIASLRLGVELLQQGNMLVIFPEGGIFRDGDVHPLRPGLARLALQAEASQPNLGVQIVPI